The Nostoc commune NIES-4072 genome includes a window with the following:
- a CDS encoding AIPR family protein, whose amino-acid sequence MPKTWNIKIDNYFQANPNCIIATAHVDSFPTDLPLEPNIREPNRKSATYRQVFDSLTTEPEKFFSRHSGIVLSANIAKPVKNKTELELEILEANEGGSDGIINGGHTVLAFEQAKNYKYDLTQARVKVTIHIGLTEESAKDIALASNTTTPVDSRSKVNARGDYKFLKQYLAQLEQKEDRKFRIAYYQNQSGAPRNAQCNVTHLLKLLYCLDRNKYNPDGNQRTKHPAGMSLPSNITDAERERLTALLPLLSQALWIEQRLYEIIQDHISNPRRKGANDLASIDIRKTTLLPDSKYSFGFGAPTDLALPIIASYRVFLDKDYKWILPFNEFAEDFLQHLWNNYFRKYLVSEKTAGNTVGTKISRNQEIWESLYISAQSYLNHHLVKMVNSSKKEEESKVTQGTKGRVQAGKK is encoded by the coding sequence ATGCCCAAGACTTGGAACATTAAGATAGATAACTATTTTCAAGCCAATCCCAATTGCATCATCGCCACTGCTCATGTAGATTCGTTTCCAACAGACCTACCCCTAGAACCGAATATCCGCGAACCGAACCGCAAAAGCGCGACCTACAGACAAGTTTTCGACTCACTGACAACCGAACCCGAAAAATTCTTCTCCCGTCACAGTGGAATCGTTCTATCGGCTAATATTGCTAAACCTGTCAAGAACAAAACTGAACTAGAACTGGAGATTTTAGAAGCTAACGAGGGGGGTAGCGATGGAATTATCAACGGTGGACATACAGTTCTAGCTTTTGAACAAGCTAAAAACTATAAATACGACTTAACCCAGGCCAGAGTAAAAGTTACGATTCACATCGGGCTGACTGAAGAATCAGCCAAGGATATAGCCCTAGCTTCAAATACCACAACGCCAGTAGATTCTCGCTCCAAAGTCAACGCCAGAGGAGATTACAAATTTCTCAAGCAGTACCTAGCCCAGTTAGAACAGAAAGAAGATAGAAAATTCCGCATCGCCTATTACCAAAACCAAAGCGGCGCTCCCAGAAATGCCCAGTGCAATGTCACCCATTTGCTCAAGCTCCTTTACTGCCTCGACAGAAATAAATACAATCCCGACGGCAATCAACGAACCAAACACCCAGCAGGGATGAGCCTTCCCTCTAACATTACAGATGCAGAAAGGGAAAGATTAACTGCTTTACTGCCTCTGCTCTCTCAAGCTCTGTGGATAGAGCAAAGATTGTACGAAATCATTCAAGACCATATCAGCAATCCCAGAAGGAAGGGTGCCAACGATTTAGCATCAATTGATATACGTAAAACTACATTGTTGCCAGACAGTAAGTACTCTTTTGGGTTTGGTGCGCCAACTGACCTCGCATTACCGATAATTGCGTCCTATCGGGTATTTTTGGACAAGGACTATAAATGGATTCTGCCGTTTAACGAATTTGCCGAAGATTTCCTGCAACATCTGTGGAATAACTATTTCCGTAAATACTTGGTATCGGAGAAAACAGCAGGAAATACAGTCGGTACAAAAATCAGCCGCAATCAAGAGATTTGGGAAAGTCTGTATATCTCGGCGCAAAGTTATCTAAATCACCACTTGGTTAAAATGGTCAACTCTAGCAAGAAAGAAGAGGAATCGAAAGTGACACAAGGTACAAAAGGGCGTGTGCAAGCAGGTAAGAAATAA
- a CDS encoding type II toxin-antitoxin system RelE/ParE family toxin produces MRSGFSSQLHPYILNKIWFFSCDRILKQAIYVPDFSTSQNRVAPNSWYYELLDAIASLKEFPNRCSIAPEAPAIGREIRQLWVGKRRKYRVLFVVSENTVAILHVRNSRQSDLGEESE; encoded by the coding sequence GTGAGATCGGGGTTTAGTTCTCAATTACACCCCTATATTCTCAACAAAATCTGGTTTTTTAGTTGCGATCGCATCCTGAAACAAGCTATATACGTCCCAGATTTTAGCACCTCACAAAATCGCGTTGCTCCCAATAGCTGGTATTATGAACTTCTTGACGCTATCGCTTCATTGAAAGAATTTCCTAATCGCTGTAGCATAGCACCAGAAGCACCAGCGATCGGTCGTGAAATTCGGCAACTCTGGGTTGGAAAACGAAGAAAATATAGAGTTTTATTTGTCGTGTCAGAAAATACTGTAGCAATTCTTCATGTTCGCAACAGTCGCCAATCTGATCTAGGTGAAGAATCCGAGTGA
- a CDS encoding toxin-antitoxin system TumE family protein, producing the protein MLIEDYFQQIRLLIESSEIVKLFHVETEKRGIYEGFIRAKLEFKDNSLLHLREFVYVEISLDRKMYSYQYMNSENNLIFRYDNTEHHRKLNLTTFPHHKHDRSEDNIVKSDAPFLAEILKEIEKILG; encoded by the coding sequence TTGTTGATTGAAGATTATTTTCAGCAAATTCGGCTTTTAATTGAATCCTCAGAAATAGTTAAATTATTCCATGTAGAAACTGAAAAAAGAGGAATATATGAAGGTTTTATCAGAGCCAAACTCGAATTTAAAGATAACTCCTTGCTGCATTTGAGGGAATTTGTTTATGTTGAAATATCACTTGATAGAAAAATGTATAGCTATCAATATATGAATTCAGAGAATAATCTAATTTTTCGCTATGACAATACTGAACATCACCGAAAATTAAATCTGACCACCTTTCCTCATCATAAACATGATAGAAGTGAGGATAATATCGTTAAATCAGATGCTCCTTTTTTAGCTGAGATCCTAAAAGAAATTGAGAAAATATTAGGATAA